Proteins encoded in a region of the Thermoplasmata archaeon genome:
- a CDS encoding 2-oxoacid:ferredoxin oxidoreductase subunit gamma, which yields MKYTVQIVGVGGQGVLLASMVLGNAAMDMGYKVAMSEVHGMAQRGGSVLSTLRFGDDVISPLEAAGCADLIMGFEPAETCRNLPLGNKDSIVLMNLDPVLPSMVAAGFEEYPDIEDLKDAVLKANKNLYTLDATKIAIEAGKAVAANAVMIGAVAAMKGFPIPKDVLLKSLIAQVPEKFRDLNVKAFEMGYSSMS from the coding sequence ATGAAGTACACTGTGCAGATTGTCGGAGTCGGAGGACAGGGAGTCCTCTTGGCATCCATGGTTCTCGGTAATGCAGCCATGGACATGGGATATAAGGTCGCTATGAGTGAGGTTCACGGAATGGCCCAGAGGGGCGGAAGCGTTCTTTCCACACTTCGTTTTGGTGACGATGTCATCAGCCCGCTGGAGGCGGCAGGATGTGCCGATCTTATAATGGGATTCGAGCCTGCGGAGACCTGTAGGAACCTGCCTCTTGGAAACAAGGATTCTATTGTTCTTATGAATCTTGACCCTGTGCTTCCCTCAATGGTTGCCGCAGGTTTCGAGGAGTATCCGGACATCGAGGACCTTAAGGATGCCGTTCTGAAGGCCAACAAGAATCTGTACACCTTGGATGCCACTAAGATCGCTATCGAAGCTGGAAAGGCTGTAGCGGCCAACGCGGTGATGATCGGTGCAGTAGCGGCCATGAAGGGATTCCCCATACCTAAGGATGTCCTTCTCAAGAGTTTGATCGCTCAGGTTCCTGAGAAGTTCAGAGACCTTAATGTCAAGGCATTCGAGATGGGCTATTCTTCGATGTCCTGA